A window of Amycolatopsis australiensis contains these coding sequences:
- a CDS encoding AAA family ATPase produces the protein MRLHRLEVEAFGPYCAREMVDFDVLGADGLFLLHGETGAGKTTLLDAIAFALFGVVPGARNEAKRLRCDLAEPDQITEVSLELTVQGHRLKIVRNPEYQRPKRRGEGTTTQQARVSLSWIGAAPAGLPPEGLIRIEEVARTVERLLGMTAAQFFQVVLLPQGEFARFLRSDTAEREKLLERLFGTERFADVERWFADLRAERGRELEQQQGRVRELLARYAQEAQQDPPESGVAEWVDNVLAASEARVEQVTAEEERARAAAQRADVYLQEERAGAEKIRRVRTAHLRLLEITEQAPQRAEWAREVAAARRAAGVAVEADLLDRRVAELAEAEQAEKNRGARLREFGTRATGDLKARAAAAREEAGAVAELVAEAEQQQLDIMRRDDRKLAAVTAREQAETLTAELAAIPGQLAKLREDAVAAAEAEAKLDGARARVEELTAVARDAAELPGAQAKVQRGEAKLREVVDTHQAARQHRLDLRERRLDGMAAELAAALPEGAPCPVCGSAEHPAKADRDAELVDPAEERAAEEAEQAADAMRQRVVAALEEAKARLAGLLERLAGRTAESVAAELAEAKETVATLTRQASGKAKLGQQVILLERDLETRTERLRQVEQAAVEATTDVRALDERLAERERRLVAGRGEFADVSARREHLIGLAEALEAVAEARTAVAGARERVAQQRALVDAAVKAKGFTSLKKARAAMLPDEQIEKLEQGIAEAEAAAAGARALLSEPDLFGISPDDVADVDRAADAAEVARARADSAYAALRVATAQHEELTRLAGLLRNALAGLAPAEAAYAELRALADVVNGRGQNSRKMSLRSYVLAARLEEVAVAATHRLRTMSQGRYSFVHSDAAGARGTRGGLGIDVLDDYSGTIRPAKTLSGGESFLASLALALGLADVVAGETGGALLDTLFVDEGFGTLDAETLDVVMNILDELRAGGRVVGLVSHVEELRQRIPTRLRVRKSRTGSTLEVRAG, from the coding sequence ATGAGGCTGCACAGGCTGGAGGTCGAAGCCTTCGGACCGTACTGCGCGCGCGAAATGGTCGACTTCGACGTGCTCGGCGCCGACGGCCTCTTCCTCCTGCACGGCGAAACCGGGGCGGGCAAGACGACGCTGCTCGACGCGATCGCGTTCGCGTTGTTCGGCGTGGTTCCCGGGGCGCGCAACGAAGCCAAGCGGCTGCGCTGCGACCTGGCCGAGCCCGACCAGATCACCGAGGTCTCCCTCGAACTCACCGTGCAGGGCCACCGGCTGAAGATCGTGCGCAACCCGGAGTACCAGCGGCCGAAGCGGCGCGGCGAGGGCACGACCACCCAGCAGGCACGGGTGTCGCTGAGCTGGATCGGCGCCGCGCCCGCCGGGCTTCCGCCGGAAGGGCTGATCCGGATCGAGGAAGTCGCCCGTACCGTCGAGCGGCTGCTCGGCATGACAGCGGCGCAGTTCTTCCAGGTCGTGCTGCTGCCGCAGGGCGAGTTCGCCCGGTTCCTGCGCTCGGACACCGCCGAGCGCGAGAAGCTCCTCGAACGGCTCTTCGGCACCGAGCGCTTCGCCGACGTCGAACGGTGGTTCGCCGACCTGCGGGCCGAACGCGGCCGCGAACTGGAGCAGCAGCAAGGCAGGGTGCGCGAGCTGCTGGCCCGGTACGCGCAGGAGGCCCAGCAGGACCCGCCCGAGTCCGGTGTCGCCGAATGGGTCGACAACGTCCTGGCCGCGTCCGAAGCACGCGTCGAGCAGGTCACGGCCGAGGAGGAACGGGCGCGGGCGGCGGCGCAGCGGGCGGACGTCTACCTGCAGGAGGAACGGGCCGGCGCCGAGAAGATCCGGCGGGTCCGCACGGCACACCTGCGGCTCCTGGAGATCACCGAGCAGGCGCCGCAGCGCGCCGAGTGGGCGCGGGAGGTCGCGGCGGCGCGGCGGGCCGCCGGCGTCGCCGTTGAGGCCGACCTGCTGGACCGGCGGGTCGCCGAACTGGCCGAGGCCGAACAAGCGGAGAAGAACCGTGGCGCACGGCTGCGGGAGTTCGGCACCCGCGCGACCGGCGACCTCAAGGCGCGGGCGGCCGCCGCGCGCGAAGAAGCCGGTGCGGTGGCCGAGCTGGTCGCCGAGGCCGAGCAGCAGCAGCTCGACATCATGCGGCGAGACGACCGGAAGCTGGCCGCCGTCACGGCCCGGGAGCAGGCCGAAACGCTGACCGCCGAGCTGGCCGCGATCCCCGGCCAGCTGGCGAAACTGCGCGAGGACGCGGTCGCGGCGGCCGAGGCCGAGGCGAAGCTCGACGGGGCACGCGCCAGGGTCGAGGAGCTGACGGCCGTCGCGCGTGACGCGGCCGAGCTGCCCGGAGCGCAGGCGAAAGTCCAGCGCGGCGAGGCGAAGCTGCGCGAAGTGGTCGACACGCATCAGGCAGCCCGGCAGCACCGGCTCGACCTGCGGGAACGGCGGCTCGACGGGATGGCGGCGGAGCTCGCCGCCGCGTTGCCGGAGGGCGCGCCGTGCCCGGTGTGCGGGTCGGCGGAGCATCCGGCGAAGGCCGACCGGGACGCCGAACTGGTCGACCCGGCCGAGGAGCGGGCCGCCGAAGAGGCCGAGCAGGCCGCCGACGCGATGCGGCAGCGGGTCGTGGCCGCGCTGGAAGAGGCGAAGGCGCGGCTGGCGGGACTGCTCGAACGCCTGGCCGGGCGCACAGCGGAGTCCGTCGCGGCCGAGCTGGCGGAGGCCAAGGAGACCGTCGCGACGCTCACGCGGCAGGCGTCCGGGAAGGCGAAGCTCGGCCAGCAGGTCATCCTCCTGGAACGCGACCTGGAAACGCGGACCGAACGCCTGCGCCAGGTCGAGCAGGCCGCGGTCGAAGCGACGACCGACGTCCGGGCCCTGGACGAGCGGCTCGCCGAGCGCGAACGCCGTCTGGTCGCCGGACGCGGCGAGTTCGCGGACGTCTCCGCCCGGCGCGAGCACCTGATCGGCCTCGCCGAAGCCCTCGAAGCGGTCGCCGAGGCCCGGACGGCGGTCGCTGGCGCCCGGGAGCGCGTGGCCCAGCAGCGCGCGCTGGTCGACGCCGCGGTCAAGGCGAAGGGGTTCACGTCGCTGAAGAAGGCACGCGCCGCGATGCTGCCGGACGAGCAGATCGAAAAACTGGAACAGGGCATCGCGGAGGCCGAGGCCGCCGCGGCGGGGGCGCGGGCGCTGCTGTCCGAGCCCGACCTGTTCGGGATCTCACCGGACGACGTCGCGGACGTCGACCGCGCGGCCGACGCGGCCGAAGTCGCACGGGCCCGTGCCGACTCCGCGTACGCGGCGCTGCGCGTGGCGACGGCCCAGCACGAGGAATTGACGCGGCTGGCCGGGTTGCTGCGCAACGCGCTCGCCGGGCTGGCTCCCGCCGAAGCGGCGTACGCCGAACTGCGCGCGCTCGCGGACGTCGTCAACGGGCGCGGGCAGAACAGCCGGAAGATGTCGCTGCGCTCGTACGTGCTGGCCGCGCGGCTGGAGGAGGTGGCGGTCGCCGCCACGCACCGGCTGCGGACGATGAGCCAGGGGCGCTATTCGTTCGTGCACTCGGACGCCGCGGGGGCGCGCGGTACCCGCGGCGGCCTGGGCATCGACGTGCTCGACGACTACTCGGGCACGATCCGCCCGGCGAAGACGCTCTCCGGCGGTGAGTCGTTCCTCGCGTCGCTGGCCCTGGCGCTCGGGCTGGCCGACGTCGTCGCCGGCGAGACCGGCGGCGCGCTGCTGGACACGCTGTTCGTCGACGAGGGATTCGGCACGCTGGACGCCGAAACCCTCGACGTCGTGATGAACATCCTCGACGAGCTCCGCGCGGGCGGCCGGGTGGTCGGCCTGGTCTCGCACGTCGAGGAGCTGCGGCAGCGCATCCCGACGCGGCTGCGGGTCCGCAAGTCCCGCACGGGCTCGACCTTGGAGGTGCGCGCCGGCTGA
- a CDS encoding DUF1737 domain-containing protein, with product MTDQPPNGLPRYRLLTGPDDAKFCHRVSEALELGYRLHGSPAATFDGGQVIVAQALLWRGEQG from the coding sequence ATGACGGACCAGCCGCCGAACGGCCTGCCCCGCTACCGCCTGCTCACCGGCCCGGACGACGCGAAGTTCTGCCACCGGGTCAGCGAGGCGCTCGAACTCGGTTACCGCCTGCACGGCTCGCCGGCCGCGACGTTCGACGGCGGCCAGGTGATCGTCGCGCAGGCGCTGCTGTGGCGGGGCGAGCAGGGCTGA
- a CDS encoding AlkA N-terminal domain-containing protein, which translates to MVTTTEPPALWRDTERCYRVVTARDSRFDGQFIMAVRTTGIYCRPSCPASTPKAQNVRFFPTSAAAQANGFRACRRCLPDAVPGSPDWNVRADLAARAMRLISDGTVEREGVPGLARRLGYSERQLGRVLTAELGAGPLALARAHRAHSARLLIEMSELPLTDVAFAAGFSSVRQFNETIREVFATTPSQLRAFAASRRRREGDVSGTRLSLRLPFRPPFDAAGLLRYFAAHAVAGVEDLTSESYARTLRLPHGTGVVRLTPQPDHVRCELSLADLRDLGSAVSRVRRLLDLDADPSAVTRVLGADPALAPVVTAVPGIRVPGAVDGEELLLRALLGPRSAEVASLGDEVPAEWGVTRLFPDAARIAAAQVSETVTSVASALAEGRLDVHVGREAAELRAELLACPGLDASTADYVLMRVLGAPDVLLAEDATVRRGATALGIAPDSLPERARSWTPWCSYAAMYLRHAAA; encoded by the coding sequence ATGGTCACGACAACCGAGCCGCCCGCGCTCTGGCGGGACACCGAACGCTGCTACCGCGTGGTCACCGCCCGCGACTCGCGCTTCGACGGCCAGTTCATCATGGCGGTCCGCACGACCGGCATCTACTGCCGCCCGTCCTGCCCGGCGTCGACGCCGAAGGCGCAGAACGTCCGCTTCTTCCCGACGTCGGCGGCCGCCCAGGCCAACGGCTTCCGCGCCTGCCGCCGCTGCCTGCCCGACGCCGTGCCCGGGTCGCCGGACTGGAACGTGCGCGCCGACCTCGCGGCGCGGGCGATGCGCCTGATCTCCGACGGGACCGTCGAACGCGAAGGCGTCCCCGGCCTCGCGCGCCGGCTCGGCTACTCGGAACGCCAGCTCGGCCGGGTGCTCACCGCCGAGCTGGGCGCGGGGCCGCTCGCGCTGGCCCGCGCCCACCGGGCGCACTCGGCCCGCCTGCTCATCGAAATGTCCGAGCTGCCGCTGACGGACGTCGCGTTCGCGGCGGGCTTCTCCAGCGTCCGGCAGTTCAACGAGACCATCCGCGAAGTCTTCGCGACGACTCCTTCGCAGCTTCGCGCCTTCGCTGCGTCGCGTCGCAGACGCGAGGGCGACGTCAGCGGGACGCGGCTCAGCCTGCGGTTGCCGTTCAGGCCGCCGTTCGACGCGGCTGGGTTGCTTCGCTACTTCGCAGCTCACGCGGTTGCGGGCGTCGAAGACCTCACTTCGGAGTCCTACGCCCGGACGTTGCGGCTGCCCCACGGCACCGGCGTCGTACGGCTGACGCCGCAGCCCGACCACGTGCGCTGCGAGCTGTCGCTGGCCGACCTGCGTGACCTCGGCAGCGCGGTCAGCCGGGTGCGCCGGCTGCTCGACCTCGACGCCGACCCGTCCGCGGTCACGCGGGTCCTCGGCGCGGACCCGGCGCTGGCCCCGGTCGTCACGGCCGTGCCCGGCATCCGGGTGCCGGGCGCCGTCGACGGCGAGGAGCTGCTGCTGCGCGCCCTGCTCGGCCCGCGAAGCGCCGAGGTGGCGTCGCTCGGCGACGAGGTCCCGGCCGAGTGGGGCGTCACGCGGCTCTTCCCGGACGCGGCCCGGATCGCGGCCGCGCAGGTCTCGGAGACGGTGACCAGCGTCGCGTCCGCACTGGCCGAAGGCCGCCTGGACGTGCACGTCGGCCGGGAGGCGGCCGAACTCCGGGCCGAGCTGCTGGCGTGCCCGGGCCTCGACGCGTCGACGGCGGACTACGTGCTCATGCGCGTCCTCGGCGCCCCGGACGTCCTGCTGGCCGAGGACGCCACGGTCCGGCGGGGCGCCACGGCCCTGGGCATCGCGCCGGACTCACTGCCGGAGCGCGCGCGGAGCTGGACGCCCTGGTGTTCCTACGCCGCGATGTACCTCCGGCACGCGGCGGCCTGA
- the ychF gene encoding redox-regulated ATPase YchF has product MSLTLGIVGLPNVGKSTLFNALTRNDVLAANYPFATIEPNVGVVPLPDPRLDKLAELFHSEKTVPAVVSFVDIAGIVKGASEGAGLGNKFLANIREANAICQVIRVFDDPDVVHVDGRIDPSSDIETINTELILADLQTLDKALPRLEKEARTKKENKPALDNAQKAKEILDAGRTLFQAQKEVDFAALRELSLLTTKPFLYVFNADESVLTDEARREELTKLVAPADAVFLDAKVEAELLELDDEESVRELLESVGQPEPGLYSLARAGFHTLGLQTYLTAGPKESRAWTIPQGATAPQAAGVIHTDFERGFIKAEIVSFDDLMEAGSMAAARAAGKVRMEGKDYVMADGDVVEFRFNV; this is encoded by the coding sequence GTGAGCCTCACCCTCGGTATCGTCGGCCTGCCCAACGTCGGCAAGTCCACTCTGTTCAACGCGCTGACCCGCAACGACGTGCTCGCCGCGAACTACCCGTTCGCGACGATCGAGCCGAACGTCGGCGTGGTGCCGCTGCCGGACCCCCGGCTGGACAAGCTGGCCGAGCTGTTCCACTCGGAGAAGACCGTCCCGGCGGTGGTGTCCTTTGTGGACATCGCGGGCATCGTCAAGGGCGCGTCCGAGGGTGCCGGGCTGGGCAACAAGTTCCTCGCGAACATCCGTGAGGCCAATGCCATCTGCCAGGTCATCCGCGTGTTCGACGACCCGGACGTGGTGCACGTCGACGGCCGGATCGACCCGTCGAGCGACATCGAGACGATCAACACCGAGCTGATCCTCGCCGACCTGCAGACCCTCGACAAGGCGCTGCCGCGGCTGGAGAAGGAAGCGCGGACGAAGAAGGAGAACAAGCCCGCGCTGGACAACGCGCAGAAGGCGAAGGAGATCCTCGACGCCGGCCGCACGCTCTTCCAGGCACAGAAGGAGGTCGACTTCGCGGCGCTGCGCGAGCTGAGCCTGCTGACCACGAAGCCGTTCCTGTACGTGTTCAACGCCGACGAGTCGGTGCTCACCGACGAGGCCCGCCGCGAAGAGCTGACCAAGCTGGTCGCCCCGGCGGACGCGGTGTTCCTCGACGCGAAGGTCGAGGCGGAGCTGCTGGAGCTGGACGACGAGGAGTCGGTCCGCGAGCTGCTGGAGTCGGTCGGCCAGCCGGAGCCGGGCCTGTACTCGCTGGCCCGCGCGGGCTTCCACACGCTCGGCCTGCAGACGTACCTGACGGCGGGCCCGAAGGAATCCCGCGCGTGGACGATCCCGCAGGGCGCGACGGCCCCCCAGGCGGCGGGGGTGATCCACACGGACTTCGAGCGCGGCTTCATCAAGGCGGAGATCGTGTCGTTCGACGACCTGATGGAGGCCGGCTCGATGGCGGCGGCGCGGGCGGCGGGCAAGGTCCGCATGGAGGGCAAGGACTACGTCATGGCCGACGGCGACGTGGTCGAGTTCCGTTTCAACGTGTGA
- a CDS encoding DUF1330 domain-containing protein, giving the protein MTAYVISEVEVLDEAQARRYRELAQASIEAHGGRYLARGAVPAALEGPAGDGRLVIVEFPDRGTAERWYGSDEYAAALGIRATALRRRLLLVDGVG; this is encoded by the coding sequence GTGACCGCTTACGTGATCTCCGAAGTCGAAGTCCTCGACGAAGCCCAAGCCCGGCGTTACCGCGAGCTGGCCCAGGCCTCGATCGAGGCGCACGGTGGGCGTTACCTCGCTAGAGGGGCGGTCCCGGCCGCGCTCGAAGGACCGGCCGGCGACGGCCGTCTCGTCATCGTCGAGTTTCCCGATCGGGGGACCGCAGAACGCTGGTACGGCTCCGATGAGTACGCCGCCGCCCTCGGGATCAGGGCGACGGCGCTTCGGCGACGGCTGCTGCTCGTCGACGGGGTCGGCTAG
- a CDS encoding 4a-hydroxytetrahydrobiopterin dehydratase — MTELLSDSEADARLGEHWTRSGSVISREVELASFPQAIEVVDRVAELAEAADHHPDIDIRWRTLTFRLSTHSAGGLTAKDFDLAAQIDSVISGL; from the coding sequence ATGACGGAACTGTTGAGCGACTCCGAGGCCGACGCCCGGCTGGGTGAGCACTGGACCCGATCCGGATCGGTGATCTCCCGCGAGGTGGAACTGGCGAGCTTCCCGCAGGCGATCGAGGTGGTGGACCGCGTCGCGGAGCTGGCCGAAGCGGCCGACCACCACCCCGACATCGACATCCGCTGGCGCACGCTGACGTTCCGGCTCAGCACGCATTCGGCGGGCGGCCTCACGGCGAAGGACTTCGACCTGGCCGCGCAGATCGACTCGGTCATCTCGGGACTGTGA
- a CDS encoding thiamine ABC transporter substrate-binding protein codes for MKRRAVRAATAIAAVSAVAAGCSLSDGDGGTQQTPTVTLVTHDSFLAPQEVLDAFQRQSGIKISVLKQGDAGSLTNKLVLTKANPVGDVAYGVDSTFASRALQEGVFEPYTSPEADRGPQRYAVDPEHRLSAVDVGDVCVNVDTNYFAAKGIPAPAGYDDLADPKYKDLLVAEDPATASPGLAFLLGTIAKYGDGGWKDYWTRLKANGVKVVSGWEEAYTKDFSGSSGKGPRPIVVSYASSPAAEIGDDGKPRTKALLDTCYRQVEYAGVLANGKQVENARKVVDFLLSQQFQATVAANMYVYPARQGVDLPAGWAQVAPLPQKPQTLPADQVQAGREKWIGEWRTLMQ; via the coding sequence ATGAAACGCAGGGCTGTTCGCGCCGCGACGGCCATCGCCGCCGTCAGCGCCGTCGCCGCGGGGTGCTCGCTGTCGGACGGTGACGGTGGCACGCAGCAGACGCCCACCGTCACCCTCGTGACGCACGATTCGTTCCTGGCGCCGCAGGAGGTGCTCGACGCCTTCCAGCGGCAGTCCGGCATCAAGATCTCCGTGCTCAAGCAGGGTGACGCCGGTTCGCTGACCAACAAGCTCGTGCTCACCAAGGCCAACCCGGTCGGCGACGTCGCGTACGGCGTCGACTCGACCTTCGCCTCGCGCGCCCTGCAGGAAGGCGTCTTCGAGCCCTACACGAGCCCGGAGGCCGACCGCGGCCCGCAGCGCTACGCCGTCGACCCCGAGCACCGCCTGTCCGCGGTCGACGTCGGCGACGTCTGCGTCAACGTCGACACGAACTACTTCGCCGCCAAGGGCATCCCGGCGCCGGCCGGCTACGACGACCTCGCCGACCCCAAGTACAAGGACCTGCTGGTCGCCGAGGACCCGGCCACGGCGTCGCCCGGGCTGGCGTTCCTCCTCGGCACCATCGCGAAATACGGCGATGGTGGCTGGAAGGACTACTGGACCAGGCTGAAGGCCAACGGCGTCAAGGTCGTCAGCGGCTGGGAAGAGGCCTACACGAAGGACTTCTCCGGCTCGTCCGGCAAGGGGCCGCGGCCGATCGTCGTCTCCTACGCGTCGTCGCCCGCCGCCGAAATCGGTGATGACGGCAAGCCGCGCACCAAGGCGCTGCTCGACACCTGCTACCGGCAGGTCGAGTACGCCGGCGTGCTGGCGAACGGCAAGCAGGTCGAGAACGCGCGCAAGGTCGTCGACTTCCTGCTCTCGCAGCAGTTCCAGGCGACCGTCGCGGCCAACATGTACGTCTACCCGGCGCGCCAGGGCGTCGACCTGCCCGCCGGCTGGGCGCAGGTCGCGCCGCTGCCGCAGAAGCCGCAGACGCTGCCCGCCGACCAGGTGCAGGCCGGCCGCGAGAAGTGGATCGGCGAATGGCGCACGCTCATGCAGTGA
- a CDS encoding ABC transporter permease, whose translation MAPIGFLVVFFAWPVLAIVGRGFAAGGLGVVLGDPRTWQLAGFTVATAAASTLVAVVAGLPVAFLLARVRLPGVGLARTLVLVPFVLPTVVVGLAFRALWPDGGVLPIVLANAFFNVAVVARTVAGLWARLDGRTTDAARALGASPWRAFRSVTLPALAPAIASAAAVVFLFCATSFGVVLILGGARYRTLETEIYLRTVDLLDLSGAAALSLIQFTAVVAALVVGGLARRRKDGARIGSGRAGWPSGGEWWVVGAAGVVLALLLTPIVALLVESVSTADGWSLAGFRALTSTGEKGALQVSGWDAALNSLKVAIDATLLAMVVGVLASVVLVALRRSPAKAARGLGETMDAVLMLPLGVSAVTVGFGYLVTLDALPGDLRTSPYLVPLAQALVIIPLIVRMVLPVLRSVDVRLRQAASTLGASPLRVWREIDLPLTLRPLVAAAGFGFVVALGEFGATSFLARPTAPTLPVAVATLMARPGELNNQMAYAACALLMLVTVLAVALIDRLGAARGRVGEF comes from the coding sequence CTGGCGCCGATCGGGTTCCTGGTCGTCTTCTTCGCCTGGCCGGTGCTGGCGATCGTCGGCCGCGGGTTCGCCGCCGGCGGCCTCGGCGTCGTCCTCGGCGACCCGCGGACGTGGCAGCTGGCCGGGTTCACCGTGGCGACGGCGGCCGCGTCGACGCTGGTCGCCGTGGTCGCCGGCCTGCCCGTGGCGTTCCTGCTCGCGCGGGTGCGGCTGCCCGGCGTCGGCTTGGCGCGGACGCTCGTGCTGGTGCCGTTCGTGCTGCCGACGGTCGTCGTCGGGCTCGCCTTCCGCGCGCTCTGGCCGGACGGTGGCGTGCTGCCGATCGTGCTGGCCAACGCCTTCTTCAACGTCGCGGTCGTCGCACGGACCGTCGCCGGGCTGTGGGCGCGGCTGGACGGACGGACGACCGACGCCGCCCGCGCGCTCGGTGCGTCCCCGTGGCGGGCCTTCCGCTCGGTGACGCTGCCCGCGCTCGCGCCGGCGATCGCGTCCGCCGCGGCCGTCGTCTTCCTGTTCTGCGCCACCAGTTTCGGCGTCGTGCTCATCCTCGGCGGCGCCCGGTACCGGACCCTGGAAACCGAGATCTACCTCCGGACGGTCGACCTCCTGGACCTCTCCGGCGCCGCCGCGCTGTCGCTGATCCAGTTCACCGCCGTGGTCGCGGCGCTGGTCGTCGGCGGGCTGGCGCGGCGGCGCAAGGACGGCGCCCGGATCGGATCCGGCCGCGCGGGGTGGCCGAGCGGCGGCGAATGGTGGGTCGTCGGCGCGGCGGGCGTCGTGCTCGCGCTGCTGCTGACGCCGATCGTCGCGCTCCTCGTCGAGTCGGTGTCCACAGCGGACGGCTGGAGCCTCGCCGGCTTCCGGGCCCTCACGAGTACCGGCGAGAAGGGCGCGCTGCAGGTGTCCGGCTGGGACGCCGCGCTCAACTCGCTGAAGGTCGCGATCGACGCGACACTGCTCGCGATGGTCGTCGGCGTGCTGGCGTCCGTCGTCCTCGTGGCACTGCGGCGATCGCCCGCGAAAGCCGCGCGCGGGCTGGGCGAGACGATGGACGCCGTCCTGATGCTGCCGCTCGGGGTGTCCGCGGTGACGGTCGGGTTCGGCTACCTCGTGACGCTCGACGCGCTGCCCGGCGACCTCCGCACGTCGCCCTACCTCGTCCCGCTGGCCCAGGCGCTGGTGATCATCCCGCTGATCGTGCGGATGGTGCTGCCGGTGCTGCGCTCGGTCGACGTCCGGCTGCGGCAGGCCGCCTCGACGCTCGGCGCGAGCCCGCTGCGGGTGTGGCGGGAGATCGACCTGCCGCTGACGCTGCGGCCGCTGGTCGCCGCGGCGGGGTTCGGGTTCGTCGTCGCGCTCGGCGAGTTCGGCGCGACCAGCTTCCTGGCCCGGCCGACGGCGCCGACGCTGCCGGTCGCGGTCGCGACGCTGATGGCGCGCCCGGGCGAGCTGAACAACCAGATGGCCTACGCGGCGTGCGCGCTGCTGATGCTCGTGACGGTGCTGGCGGTCGCGCTGATCGACCGGCTCGGGGCCGCGCGCGGCCGGGTGGGAGAGTTCTGA
- a CDS encoding ABC transporter ATP-binding protein, translating into MALSVRDLTVHYGQFAAVRDVRLDIADGEVLALLGPSGSGKSTLLRAITGLEPSARGTVSWDGEDLGAVPVHRRGFGLVFQDGQLFGHRDVAANIAFGLRMHGVPRARWAPRVAELLALVGLSGFEKRRVTELSGGQAQRVALARALAPKPRLLLLDEPLSGLDAGLREQLAIDLADLLRRSKITALLVTHDQEEAFTLADRVAVLDAGEIRQEGAVRRVWRNPAGDDVARFLGVTTFADGVAAGGVVRTPFGEIALPDAGDGTVRLGLRPHALRVAQSGVDGEVTAAVHRREHVRLVVRIGESTVDAVAPAAADLRAGDPVRLELDPDGVALVG; encoded by the coding sequence ATGGCGCTGTCGGTGCGGGACCTGACCGTCCACTACGGACAGTTCGCGGCGGTCCGCGACGTCCGGCTGGACATCGCCGACGGCGAGGTGCTGGCCCTGCTCGGCCCCTCCGGCTCCGGGAAGTCGACGCTGCTGCGCGCCATCACCGGCCTGGAGCCGTCGGCGCGCGGCACGGTCAGCTGGGACGGCGAGGACCTCGGCGCGGTGCCGGTGCACCGGCGCGGGTTCGGTCTGGTGTTCCAGGACGGCCAGCTGTTCGGCCACCGCGACGTCGCCGCGAACATCGCGTTCGGCCTGCGCATGCACGGCGTGCCGCGGGCGCGGTGGGCGCCGCGCGTCGCGGAGCTGCTGGCGCTCGTCGGCCTCTCCGGCTTCGAAAAGCGGCGGGTGACCGAGCTGTCCGGTGGTCAGGCGCAGCGGGTCGCGCTGGCCAGGGCGCTGGCGCCGAAACCGCGGCTGCTGCTGCTCGACGAACCGCTGTCCGGTTTGGACGCCGGACTGCGCGAGCAGCTGGCCATCGATCTGGCGGACCTGCTGCGCCGCAGCAAGATCACCGCCCTGCTGGTGACGCACGACCAGGAGGAAGCCTTCACGCTGGCCGACCGGGTCGCCGTGCTCGACGCCGGCGAGATCCGGCAGGAAGGCGCGGTCCGGCGGGTCTGGCGCAATCCGGCCGGCGACGACGTGGCTCGGTTCCTCGGCGTGACGACGTTCGCCGACGGTGTCGCGGCGGGCGGGGTGGTGCGCACGCCGTTCGGTGAGATCGCGCTGCCGGACGCCGGCGACGGCACGGTCCGGCTCGGTTTGCGGCCGCACGCGCTGCGGGTGGCACAGTCCGGAGTGGACGGTGAAGTCACGGCGGCGGTGCACCGGCGTGAGCACGTGCGGCTGGTCGTCCGGATCGGTGAGTCCACTGTGGACGCGGTAGCTCCGGCCGCGGCCGACCTGCGGGCCGGCGACCCGGTGCGGCTGGAACTCGACCCGGACGGCGTCGCACTCGTCGGCTGA
- a CDS encoding helix-turn-helix domain-containing protein: MDREPGRFLKSRREAATPAECGVLTGPRRRVRGLRREEVAQLAGISVEYYIRLEQGRARGPSPEVLDALARTLRLDDVERGHLHDLAAARPARPPSARRVRPELRQLLAKMDRVPALVVDHRLDVVAWNALSAQLFFDFETAPDRNLARFCLLDPASRELFPDWHDVARATVGQLRLIAARYATDQALATLIGELTLRSETFRTLWSGQVVQQRTHGRKRFRHPVAGELTLRFENFELPDLSGQRLIMFTAEPGSPSEPALDLLAHWAA, translated from the coding sequence ATGGACCGGGAACCGGGCCGCTTCTTGAAATCCCGCCGCGAAGCGGCGACGCCGGCGGAGTGCGGCGTCCTCACCGGCCCGCGGCGGCGGGTGCGCGGCCTGCGCCGCGAAGAGGTCGCGCAGCTGGCCGGGATCAGCGTCGAGTACTACATCCGGCTGGAACAGGGGCGGGCGCGCGGCCCGTCGCCCGAGGTGCTCGACGCGCTGGCCCGGACGCTGCGGCTGGACGACGTCGAACGCGGTCACCTGCACGATCTCGCGGCTGCCCGGCCGGCGCGGCCGCCGTCGGCCCGCCGGGTGCGCCCCGAGCTGCGGCAGTTGCTGGCGAAGATGGACCGCGTCCCCGCGCTGGTCGTCGACCACCGGCTCGACGTCGTCGCCTGGAACGCGCTCTCGGCCCAGCTGTTCTTCGACTTCGAGACCGCGCCGGACCGCAATCTCGCCCGCTTCTGCCTGCTGGACCCGGCGAGCCGCGAGCTGTTCCCGGACTGGCACGACGTCGCCCGCGCCACCGTCGGCCAGCTGCGGCTCATCGCGGCGCGGTACGCGACGGACCAGGCCCTCGCGACGCTCATCGGCGAACTGACGCTGCGCAGCGAGACGTTCCGGACGCTGTGGTCGGGCCAGGTCGTGCAGCAGCGCACGCACGGCCGCAAGCGGTTCCGCCACCCCGTCGCGGGCGAGCTGACGCTGCGGTTCGAGAACTTCGAGCTGCCCGACCTCTCGGGACAGCGGCTGATCATGTTCACCGCCGAGCCCGGCAGCCCGTCGGAACCGGCGCTGGACCTGCTGGCCCACTGGGCCGCCTGA